Genomic segment of Coffea arabica cultivar ET-39 chromosome 1e, Coffea Arabica ET-39 HiFi, whole genome shotgun sequence:
cttttaaataagaaaaattatgcttaAGCTACACCAATCAGCAACTGCTTATGGTTTTGCAGGGGGTACTAAAAAACTTTTGACCTCGTAAAAGCATTATAAAGGGTTGATCTACACATAATTAACACACAAACATGTAGATGTGTGTGTGGGGGACAACAATTACCTATTTTTGCATGGTGACAATTGACAAACTTGATTGAAGTCTTTAAGTTATTCCTTGACCAAACCAATATTTTGCACTAATGTACTATTTTGTAAGAGGTCATTccttttacttcttttttttttttttgctttttcctacTAATAATTTAAAATGTAATTCATCATAATACTACTTTTTAATAGAGTTGTAAATGAATTGAATCGAATTGAACTTTTCAATGTTTGAGTTCGATTTGAAATTTTGGGTTTAAATTCGAATTTCAACTTGAATCCTATATAAGCTTAACAAGCTTACActttaagctcgagctcgatttgATTTAATATTCAATAGGTTGaagcaaaaaaatttatttaattcttcactTTTAATATTAAATCATCATTAATGCATATATAATatctatataataaaataataagtatatGATTTCATATAAAATTATTaacaaatatttttaataaaaatattaaaatttatttgaatCGAATCGAGCCTTAACGGGTTGAATTTTTACAAATTTGAACTCAATTCAATACTATAAATCAATCCTAATTTCTATTTGAATTCGAACTCTACAAGTCTGATTAGGCCAAGAGATCCTCTAacatttattttgaatttttttcactCTAATTGGGGTTCGAACCCCCAATCTATGGGTTCTACTTTTTTATTTCTTGTACTcctaatgataaaaaaaaatgtcataTCTTGTCTCTTCCACCCATTACTTTGTTGAATATATCAATGTCACTTTATTAGTGTTTGTCTCTTTATTGTAGTCTATTTTAACACTCCTATTCAGCATTTCAATCAGCCATATCCAGAGAAGCACTAACCAACAGACACCGTTTGATACGCGATCATCATCACAGTATCTTCCAAGTCTGAAGTGCCTATATAGGATTCTTTACTACTACACTGTTCTCTAGTAACTTTTGATAGATTTGGATGCCCTTATAGCTTTTTTTGAGAATTTCAAAGCAATGCTTCTCCAAACAATCACAACTAGTAGCCCTTTAAATCTGAACAACTCTCCTAACTTTTGCTATTGTTCTTCTTGTTTCAAGAATCAGAGCCAAAAGACTCCATCTTTAGTGCCCAAGACCCTGTTTCTCCCAAGTCTTGATTCTAAATTTTACTACCATTTGAGTGATAAAACCAAAAGGGGCTCATTTTTTTCAAGTGGGAATGGCTGTGGAGCTAATTCCATTCAAACAAGAACAGCATATGCTACTTTGCTTGAGACCCCTGTTCTGTGGGCTGGTAGAGTTTGCATCTTTTATGTCCTCTTGAAGGCTGGCTTAGCTGGATCTCCTGCTAACCCTCTTATCTCTTCGGGTTTGAACATATTCTACGATGATTATTTGCCGTATTTATGCCAAAAATAAAGTGTTTGTCTGAATGCTGATTTCGTTTCTTGATAGATTTGGAAACTAGTTCTGATGATTTGGGGTTCTCTAAGTGGTTTGAGAAGTTTCAAGGAAATCCAggtttgtgaattttcttgctaattattattgttattattattatattttgcAAGCGTTGAGTTGTAAATGCTTGAGTTTGGTAGTTTCTAATACTGGTTTATCGAAATTATGCTAGGGGAGAATCATATTTGAGTAAAGGCAATTTAATAATTACAGACTAGTAATAAGGTGA
This window contains:
- the LOC113699204 gene encoding uncharacterized protein, encoding MLLQTITTSSPLNLNNSPNFCYCSSCFKNQSQKTPSLVPKTLFLPSLDSKFYYHLSDKTKRGSFFSSGNGCGANSIQTRTAYATLLETPVLWAGRVCIFYVLLKAGLAGSPANPLISSDLETSSDDLGFSKWFEKFQGNPDKEATDRRKLVSKWHPTTKGTLKRNYRVPSKSEGRRLLKAIASLLSDDDHFRDASSHKGCQIRRQNAHGESVCCNNVRALFDELPTPHLVVEITPFPAGPLNENDYLKAEKLERVLRSAPSA